A genomic segment from Castor canadensis chromosome 1, mCasCan1.hap1v2, whole genome shotgun sequence encodes:
- the LOC109680376 gene encoding olfactory receptor 8H1-like: MWNDTHVPDFILMGLTDSEEIQLVLSVLFLLIYLVTVLGNVGMIMIIHLDVQLHTPMYFFLSHLSFLDLCYSNVITPKTLGNLVTSNKSISFRGCFTQMYFFILFGGAECFLLSSMAYDRYVAICNPLQYPVIMSSRLCSALLTATYMIGFMDSSVSMICMSRLHFCHSIVIHHFFCDTSPILALSCEDTFYTEIMAFIFAGSTLMVSLITISLSYVSILCTILKIDSTLGKQKAFSTCGSHLLGVIIFYSTMIFTYLKPTKSYSLGKDQVASVFYTIVIPMLNPLIYSLRNKEVKNAFNRVMKKRGSSKVLKKQ, from the coding sequence ATGTGGAATGACACACATGTACCTGACTTCATCCTGATGGGACTGACAGACTCTGAAGAGATCCAGCTGGTGCTCTCTGTGCTCTTTCTCCTGATATACCTGGTCACTGTGCTGGGGAACGTAGGGATGATAATGATCATTCACCTGGATGTACAGCTTCACActcctatgtatttttttctcagtcaCCTGTCATTTCTTGACCTCTGTTACTCAAATGTCATCACACCTAAAACCTTAGGTAACTTAGTGACTTCCAACAAGAGCATTTCATTCAGGGGTTGCTTCACACAGATGTACTTTTTTATCCTGTTTGGTGGTGCTGagtgttttcttctttcatccatggcctatgatcgctatgtAGCCATCTGTAATCCGCTACAGTATCCTGTTATTATGTCCTCAAGGCTGTGCTCTGCCCTCCTCACTGCAACCTATATGATTGGTTTTATGGATTCCTCTGTCAGCATGATTTGCATGAGTAGATTACATTTCTGCCACTCCATTGTAATacatcactttttctgtgatacATCCCCAATTTTAGCCCTGTCCTGTGAGGATACATTTTACACTGAAATTATGGCATTCATTTTTGCGGGTTCTACCTTAATGGTGTCGCTTATCACAATATCTTTGTCTTATGTGTCCATTCTCTGTACTATTCTGAAAATTGATTCCACATTAGGAAAGCAGAAAGCCTTCTCTACGTGTGGATCCCATCTCCTGGGAGTCATTATCTTTTATAGCACCATGATCTTTACATACTTAAAACCAACTAAGTCCTACTCTTTGGGAAAGGATCAAGTGGCTTCTGTTTTTTACACCATTGTGATCCCCATGCTGAATCCCCTCATTTATAGTCTTAGaaacaaagaagtgaaaaatgcTTTCAATAGAGTCATGAAGAAGAGAGGTAGCTCCAAGGTATTAAAAAAACAGTGA